Sequence from the Theropithecus gelada isolate Dixy chromosome 20, Tgel_1.0, whole genome shotgun sequence genome:
TAACCACAAGCACACATGgccataaagaaaacaaagtgttAAGCTTCAGCTGGTTCTATATTTTCCTAGGTTTTGAGTTCCTACTTGTGGCTGTATTTGGGCATCCATGAAACCTGCTAAGTAACAGACAAGCAGTAACAGTCCCCAGAGGTTTAAGACAAGTATGTAGGAGGGGAAAACTTACATTTGAGAAATTCTGTTgacttttaagttttatgagaATTAGGAAAAGAACACTGTTATTTGGTGGTGTTGGCTGTATGGCTTAATCCATTTAGTATGAAAATTACTgaccaggccgggcatggtggctcacgcctgtaatcccagcacttggggaggtcaaggcaggcggatcacaaggtcaggagattgagaccacggtgaaaccccgtctctactaaaaataccaaaaattagccgggcccggtggcgggtgcctgtagtcccagctgctggggaggctgaggcaggagaatggcatgaacgcgggcggtggagcttgcagtgagcagagattgcgccactgcactccagcctgggcgacagagcgagactccgtctcaaaaaaaaaaaaaaagaaaattactgaccAATGTTTTATACCTTCAGGTATAAAGGTTCATGCCCTTAACTCCTGAATATAGATGTTTCATCATTAAGTTCATTTCCCATGTGGATTTGGGGATTTCTGGGGAATACTGAAGAATCCATTCAGTTATTTTGCCTATTATACCCTATATGCTATGGGAAAATGAGCCTTCTGTGAGCCTACAGTATTTATCCCAAGGTCTAGGTCCTTTCTgaaactttccttttatttttagaaataatctaTTCAGTTGTTAAGATTCCTTATTccgggctgggtacagtggctcacacctgtaatcccaacactttgggaggccaaagcaggtggattgcttgagtctaggagttcgagaccagcctaggcaccatagggagaccctgtctcaatttaaaaaaaaaaaaaaaaaaaaaattccctcttcCCTATCATTTATTAAGTGTTCACTATGAACTAATCTATTTATATGAATTCTCATCTAAATTCCACTTCCAATCCTATATGATAACTACTATAAACCATTCTTATTTTCCAGATAAATGAGAAGTTTATATGGGgtttagagaaattaagtaacttacccaaggtcacacaattagTAAGTAGCTGAGATGCGATTCGAACCCAGACAGGCTAGCCTCTTTCAGactccatactttttttttttttttttttttgagacggagtctcgctctgtcgcccaggctggagtgcagtggcgcgatctcggcttactgcaagctccacctcccgggttcacgccattctcccgcctcagcctccgagtagctgggactacaggcgcccgccatcacgcccggctagtttttttttgtatttttagtagagacggggtttcaccatgttagccaggatggtctcgatctcctgacctcgtgatccacccgcctcggcctcccaaagtgctgggattacaggcttgagccaccgcgcccggccaagactccATACTTCTAATCACTACAATGTTTCCACAATTGCTCCTAAAGTTATATCAAAATAAGAGAGAACCAATCCATTCCTTTTCAGAAAAGTAATGTGAGGGAGTTCCCAAGCCACCCCGTGTGGATGTGGTTAAAATGGACTGAAGGATGGTGATGATcactgcacaacaatgtgaacataCTTAAAGCCACTGAGCTGTGTGCTTcaacattaaaatgattttaaaaaaatgatttaaaaaaaacaatttaaaaagaaaacagggctgggcgtggtggctcacacctgtaatcccagcactttgggaggccaaggcaggcagctcacctgaggtcaggagttcgagatcagcctggctaacatgatgaaaccctgtgtctactaaaaatacaaaattagcccagcgaggtggcacacgcctgtaatcccagctactcaggaggctaaggcaataGAATCTCTTGACCCctggagatagaggttgcagcgaaccaagattgcacaattgcactccagcctgggcaacaagagtgaaactccagctcaaagaaaaaaaaagaaagaaaaagaaaacaggattgGTCTATTTCAACATCAGGATCCCATTTAATACCCTCTTAAAACATCAGCTTTCCTTCCAGAGACTGACCATTGAGAAAGTAGTACTGCTGACATAGATCCTGCCTACTTATAAATCATAATGGTTGGTAATctccattaaaaagaataaattttcccCATTGTGGTTCAGATGACGAGTTCCAGTTATTACAGAGAAATTTCATGGACAAGTACTACCTGGAGTTTGAAGACACAGAAGAGAATAAACTCACCTACACACCTATTTTTAATGAATACGTAAGTAGATTTCTATGTCTCCTACCAGGAggtcagagttttaaaaatttaaatttagaatcAAAAGACATTGaaatttgctgctttttaaaatatgccaccAGTACACTGCCAGGAATCCTCATTAGAATCTGGTTTAAGTTCATTTTCCTCTGCACAGCCTTTGGGGCTATTTTCCAAAAGGCTTTCAGGCAAATATTTGATTAGCTCATCAGCTTCATATTTAAAAGAagtttgaggccgggcgtggtggctcaagcctgtaatcccagcactttgggaggccgagacgggcagatcacgaggtcaggagatcaagaccatcctggctaacacggtgaaaccccgtctctactaaaaaatacaaaaaactagccgggcgaggtggcaggtgcctgtagtcccggctactcgggaggctgaggcaggagaatggcgtaaacccaggaggcagagcttgcagtgagctgagatccggccattgcactccagcctgggcagcacagcgacactccgtctcaaaaaaaaaaaaaaagtttgacctGGGCTTGGtagcacacctgtagtgccagctatttgggaggctgaggtggaagaaccACTtgcgctcaggagtttgagaccagcctgggcaacaaagtaagacctctttatctaaaaaaataatataataaatataataaatgaagtTTGGCTTATCATAGTCCTGCTTTCAATCACAGTACATGAGTTTTTCATACCTTGCATTTGCATGCTTTTGACAAACCTTTCTGCTTTCAcatactctttctttcttctatataATCCAGTCATATATGCAAGACTATTAAGTAAAAGTGAAAACTGAGACCAAGATCACTAACTATTTGGTGGAAAAACCAAGACTGGAACCCAGGAACCTCAGCTCGTCACCCTTGGGTCTCTACACTTTACCCTGAGGCTTCTTGCAGCCCTCTGGGATTCTGTCATCTAAGAATCCATTTCAGCCTccaagactttcttttctttttttttttttttttttttgagacggagtctcgctcagtcgcccaggctgaggtgcagtggccggatctcagctcactgcaagctccgcctcccgggttcacgccgttctcctgcctcagtctcccgtgtagctgggactacaggcgcccgccaccgcgcccggctaagttttgtatttttagtagagacggggtttcactgtgttagccaggatggtctcaatctcctgacctcgtgatccgcccatctcggcctcccaaagtgctgggattacaggcgtgagccaccgcgcccggccgactttattttcttaacacaGAAGCATGACATAAACAAACCTGCCCAGAAGGAACCTGTGACTGCCTCCATGTCCATATGTTCTGTTTACACAGATGCCCTCTACCCAGGAGGCAAAGCCTCCATTTATTGCATCCTGCACTGGGTTGTGGGTGTGGGCACTGTGCTACTCACTGTCTCCACCTGTGTCAGAGCATTCACCCTGCTACAGCATCATTATCAGCTAATGCTTCTCTTCCACACCAGGCTGAGTTCTTCTCCAGGACAGGGGCTGTGTTTTGGTCCTCTTTGGTATCCTTGGCACTCAGTGTAGATTGTGGCACACAGACCTCAGGAAATGTTTAGGAAGGGCTGGAGGGCAGGCTTTCTGAAAAGAAGTCTTGTTTTCCCAAAATGTGGTCTCACCAAAATCCTCTCCACTGTTGCAGATTTCTTTggtagaaaaatatattgaagaaCAGCTGCTGCAGCGGATTCCTGGGTTCAACATGGCAGCTTTCACCACAACATTACAGTGAGTTGAGCttgactgatttttgtgttttgttttctcactttcttccttccctaGGCTGACCAAAAGAccctcttgttttgtttgttttcctgtgcATGCCCTTGGTGATTAGGTCCTGTGTAGGAAGCCCTCAAACCTTTTAATGAAATCTTGAAAAgaccaggcagtggctcacacttgtattctcagtgctttgggaggccaagggaggaggatcacttgagcccaggagttcaagaccagcctgggcaacatagtgaggccccaactctacaaaaaataaattagttagtGTGGTGTTGCATACCTGTcggcctagctactcaggaggctgagactggaggatccgttgagcccaggagttcaaggctacagtgagctataattgcaccccTGTactcctgcttgggtgacagagcaagacccagtctctaaaaaaaaaaaaaaaaaaacaatgcagggggtggggctggggtgagggaaagaaaaacaaaagcaatcttGAGGACTGTCTCATCATTCATTCACGAAACAGCCGTCTGTTCCATCTGCAGGCACCATAAGGATGAAGTGGCTGGTGACATATTCGACATGCTGCTCACTTTCACAGATTTTCTggcttttaaagaaatgtttttggACTACAGAGCAGTAAGTTACTACTGCCTATTTATTTAGCCACTTTGAGCCACTTAGAAAGTTCCAGGTAGAAATACCGAACACAAACCTTGCACGCTTCCCCCATCATTCTCCCAGTTTCAAACTGGCCAGTATCAGTCCAGCAGCTGATGAGGCATCAGAAGAGTGAGCtcctattctactgtggctgggACCTTCTCATGTTTTCATGAAAGAAGCCCCAGGTACCATCTTAGAGTTCCTAATCAGAAGGACAAAACCCAAAAAGCAGGTCTCAGGTCTCATTCtgccttgcctttctttttttaatttgagacagagttttgctcttgtcacccaggctggagtgcagtggcacgatcttggctcactggaacttctgcctcccaggttcaagcgattctcctgcctcagcctcccgagtagctggtactacaggcacctgccaccatgcccagctaatttttgtatttttagtagagatagggtttcaccaggttggccaggctggtctcaaactcctgaagcatggtccacctcggcctcccaaagtgttgggattacaggtgtgagccactgcacctggccctgcctTGCTTTTCTTACAATGCAAGctctttataagaaaaataggAGACTGGGTATGgtaactcacacctataatcccagcactttgggaagccgaggcaggcagatggcttgagctcaggagtttgagaccagccaaggcgatatggcaaaaccctatctctatgaaaaatacaaaaattagcttggtgtgctggtgtgcacctgtagtctcagtcagctacctggggggctgggtgggaggaccgcttgagcctagaaggttgagactgccgtgagctgtgattgccccactgcagtccagcctgggtgacagagtcagaccctgtgtcaaaaaaaaagaaaagaaaaagaaatggtgttgggtatggtggtgcatgcctgtagtcccagctacttggaaggctgaggcaggagaatcacttgagcctaggagtttggggCTGTGTTGCACAGCAGTGATGCCTGTGAAtagccgctgcacttcagcctgggcaacatagcaagacccccatctaaaaaaaaaagagaaagaaagaaaaatgttttccagtgAAGGGAGGTACATTTTAAGAGTGCACTTTAAGAATGACCAGGgccaggctggacacagtggctcatacttacagttccagcactttgggaggccaaggcaggagaatcactcaagcccaggacttcaagaccagcctaagtgACATaccaagaccctatctctacaaaaataaaaataaaaaagttaaccagctgtagtggtgcacacctgtagtcctagctactcaggaggctgaggcaggaggaccatttgagcccaggaattccaggcagcagttagctatgatcaagccactatactccagcctgggtgacagagcaagaccctacctctttaaaaataataataataaaaaattaagactaGGGCAGGCCAGTATTGAGCAGAAATGCAGAATAACCAATAACCTGTGTTCCCTTCCTATGTACTCTGGAGGGCCATGTTCCCACCTTCAGCTCTGCCTTCGCCATGTCAGAGGCAAGATTCCAAGCCAGGGCTCTTTCTGGCCCTTCCTTTTGGTTGTTTTCTCATATAGGAAAAAGAAGGCCGAGGACTGGACTTAAGCAGTGGCTTAGTGGTGACTTCGTTGTGCAAATCATCTTCTGTGTCAGCTTCCCAGAACAATCTGCGGCACTAGGTCCTACCTCCAGCCAATGAATGGGATCATTCTGGATGTCACCAGCCCCATAGGCCCAGCTCATGATGGCAGAACACATCTTGGAAAGACTGACTCTGTTATGTAACTCATTTATGTTAAGTATTGATAGGTCAAAACCAAAAAGACCTAACCCTCCTGGACCTATTGCTCCTGAAACACCTTCTTGTATTTATTAACCATAGTACTCCTCCCCTCCTCAAGTAGACACCTCTCTCAGGAGCTTCTGGGTCAGACGCCTCTGGAGCGAGCCCATGTCAAGCACTCCCCCTGGGGGGTCCTTCCCCAGCATACCTGCTGGTGCGTAAGTGTGGACTCACCCACCGCCACCACCCTCTGTACCAGCAGCCTCTGCATGAATCTTTGTGCACTCGCACCTCTTTTTCACATGGGCCACAGTTTCAGTACTTCAGCCGCAGTGGGGTTCCTGATGTTTAGGGTGTTACTCAAGCCCAGCTTGAGATTTCGGAATCTCCTGTGATCACATCTTGTCTTGGCTATAGGAATCAACAGAAAGAGATATCCTCTACATAAAAGCTCCATGTGAAAAGCTACTCCTAGTCTTAACGTTTGCAGTCCTTGTGTCACTGTCTTCTGGTCCTGATGTAGTCCCACTGTTTCTAGATGTCTCTTTTTagcattatttttggaaaaaaaaaatatttttatagatgaataCTCAGGCTAACCTAGTGGATGTGATCTTGGAACTTCCATGATTATCCACTTAAAGATCAAAGTATTATATGCTGTGTGCTTTTTAGGTGTTAGTACTGTGAAAGCAAAAACGCTTTCTACATTGGCATTCGTTCCTATTTTACTGGGCACCTATGAATGTATGCTGTGTGCTAGAAATAGGCTAAAACATTCTTATAGCATGTTAGTATGTTTGCATGTTTGCTGAAAATCCTTTCTGTGTAAACCAGTTTGTAAGGTTCTCTGGGTTAGGTAGGGACTCTGCAGTTTCTTCCTGTCAAAATCTCTCTTACTAAGATGATGTTCCACTGTCCAGCCCAGCATGAGTAGCAGGTAGGGCACAGCTTTACTGGCTGTTTGTATGCTTTGGTTTAGTGCAATGTGTGGTAGATTACTTACCAGAAAACATATATGTCATCTCTAGAATGAACAAAAAGCATAGTAGTTCAATTCCCAGTGTGtccctttgatttttttaatagtaaaaagaaTCTGTACTGACTTTTCACTTGGCCATTCTGGTTTTAAAGGACAAGTATAAGCTTTACATAAGCTCTGTTTTTCTGTACTGATGTGTCACTTATTAAATACTTTTGTACCATGAGTAAAATTTGAGGTGTTTTGCAAGAACCACCATTCTCAATGAGTCATACTTTTTCTTTAACGTAGCTACTGCCATCAGGTTATTATtgctttggtctttttttttggcgggggggggggggcggctagtcaagtgaagcagtgggagtagagaaggaacaaagaaatctgccTGCCACTGGTTGTGATCTATTAGTTataaacaccactgcactcgcACCAGCCCGCTTTGGCCCCTTAAAATCACTCTCAGAGCCAGCTTTTCAAAATACCACCTCTCCTGGGCTTGCTTTTTCCCTTGCTTTGTCTATAAATGGGACTGTCCACCTCAGCCCAGGCATGTTGGGGGCACTTGCTAAGACCTGTGGACCAGCCTGCCTGCTTGAGAAAAAGCCAGTGGACAAGTCCAGAGATTAAATGATGAAAAAACGACGATAAAGGCAAATTGGTTTTtcaccctgtcttttttttttttgtcttttttgggggaggggggtggagttttgtttttgttgcccaggctggagtgcaatggtgcaatctctgctcactgcaaccctcgcctcctgagttccagtgattctgctgcctcagcctcccaagcagccaggattataggtgtccaccaccatgtccagctaatttttgtatttttagtagagacaggtttcaccatgttggtcaggctggtcttgaactcctgacctcaggtaatccacccgcctcccgaagtgctgggatcacaggtgtgagccaccatgcctggctcatttttcacCCTTTCTGCTCAGTAAAAAGGAGGCAAGTCTGTTGTCACTTAATATTATAAGTAGACATTCTGATCCACAGACACTTAGACTGTGATGTCAGGTGCCACCTTTGATGGGGCTCCCACCTGGCCTGGGGTGAGGAAGCCCCAGTCCTCTTGCTTAGGACTCCTCCCCAATGAGGAGCAATAGTCACGTGAACTGCTGAGCCTTAGCATTGACTGAGCGCCTTTAATGTTCCCCCGAAACAGGCTTTTTGATTCGTGTCGGAAACATAAGAGGGGTGAGCTCTCCAACTTGCCTGCGATGTTGTTTTGCATTTAAGTGCATTGTCCTTCCTTAAAACCAAACTCTTATAACTTACTCCTGGAAGGACTAATTTATTATTCAAACTCGGAGAGACTTGAGAGTAAAAAGTGATGCTATTAATATTTAtaccagggccaggtgtggtggctcacacctataatctcagcactttgggaggctgaggcaggaggatcacttgaagctgggagttttGTAACAAGCCTGAGCAATAATAGCGAGACCcagtgtctaccaaaaaaaaatcagccaggtgcggtggctcacgcctgtaatcccagcacttcgggaggccgaggcaggcggatcacgaggtcaggagattgagaccatcctggctaacacggtgaaaccccatctctactaaaaacacaaaaagccgagtgtggtggcacgcgcctgtagtcccagctatttgggaggctgaggcaggagaatcgcttgaacccgggaggcagagcttgcagtgagccaagatcacaccactgccctccagcctgggtgtcaaagcgagactccgtctcaaaaaaaaaaaaaaaaattagctgggcatggtggcatgcacctgtagtccaagctactgaggaggctgaggtgggaggattgcttaagcctgggcagtcaaggcggcagtgagctgtggttgtggcactgtactccaacctgggcaacagagcaagaccctgtctcttaaaaaaaaaaaaaaggccgggcgcggtggctcatgtctttaattccagcactttggtaggctgaggcg
This genomic interval carries:
- the ARL2BP gene encoding ADP-ribosylation factor-like protein 2-binding protein isoform X2 → MDALEEESFALSFSSASDAEFDAVVGYLEDIIMDDEFQLLQRNFMDKYYLEFEDTEENKLTYTPIFNEYISLVEKYIEEQLLQRIPGFNMAAFTTTLQHHKDEVAGDIFDMLLTFTDFLAFKEMFLDYRAEKEGRGLDLSSGLVVTSLCKSSSVSASQNNLRH
- the ARL2BP gene encoding ADP-ribosylation factor-like protein 2-binding protein isoform X1, whose protein sequence is MDALEEESFALSFSSASDAEFDAVVGYLEDIIMDDEFQLLQRNFMDKYYLEFEDTEENKLTYTPIFNEYISLVEKYIEEQLLQRIPGFNMAAFTTTLQHHKDEVAGDIFDMLLTFTDFLAFKEMFLDYRALPRTICGTRSYLQPMNGIILDVTSPIGPAHDGRTHLGKTDSVM